Genomic segment of Primulina tabacum isolate GXHZ01 chromosome 11, ASM2559414v2, whole genome shotgun sequence:
CCTCTGCCCAGGATTGATCAGCTGGTGGATTCCACCTCGGGCTATGAATTGCTAAGTTTCATGGACGCATACCAGGGGTACCATCAAATCCCTCTGGCTAAAAAGGATCAAGAcaaagccagcttcatcacctcgggaggtacattttgttaaattgtaatgcctttcgggttgaagaatgcaggggctaCTTACCAGCGTCTGATGGATAAAGTCTTTGAGAAGCAGCTAGGACGGAATGTGGaagtctatgtggatgatattctaTCCAAATCCCGAGAGGGTGCCAGCTTTATTAGTGATCTAGAAGAAACTTTTGCGACTCTCATGCATTATGGAATCAAGCTTAACCCTGCCAAGTGTATTTTTGGCGTGAAGTGTGGCAAATTCTTGGGATTCATTGTGACAGAACGAGGGATCGAGGTGAATCAAGAGAAAGTCAAATCTGTGCTAAGCATGCCATCTCCCCGATCTGTCAAGGAGGTACAAAAGCTAACTGGGAGAATTGCTTCCCTTTCCAGATTTATTTCCCGATCAGCACACCGGAGTTATCCTTTTTTTCAAGTCTTAAGGAAGGCCCAGCAATTCGGATGGGATGAGAAATGTGAACAGGCCTTCCAGGACTTGAAAATTCATCTTGCCGGGCTCCCGGTGTTGGTGAAACCAGAACCTGGAGAAAAATTATATGTCTACCTGTCCGCTACAGAGTATGCTGTCAGCTCTGTTCTAATAAAAGAGGAAGGAACTGATCAAAAACCTGTCTAttatgtcagccatgctctGAGGGAGCCCGAGCTCCGGTATAGCGAAATGGAGAAAATTGCTTTGGCCCTGGTCATGACCGCCCGGAAGCTAAGACCTTACTTTCTGTCACATCAGGTTATTGTTCTTACCAATAGTCCTCTGGGTAGGATCATGACTCACTCTGAAGTATCCGGGCGAATGATAAAATGGACAGTAGAGTTGGGTGAATATGACATCGAGTACAAGCCCCGAGTGGCCATTAAAGCGCAGGCTTTGTCAGATTTCTTATCTGAAATGATCCAGCCCAGCGAGGAAGAGGTATGGAAAGTATCAGTGGATGGGGCATCTAGCCTGGTGGGGTGCGGAGTAGGGGTGGTGTTAGTGTCTCCCCTGGGAGAAAAGGTCAAATTAGCATTATGAATTGATTCCCGGATAACCAACAATGAAGCTGAGTATGAGGCTGTTCTTGCAGGTATTCGAGCTGCACGGGAAGTTGGAGCTTCTCGTATTATTCTATATTCTGATTCACAGCTCATCACTCAACAAATAAAGGGCATTTATGAGGCTAAGGATGACAGGATGCTTAAATATTTACGGCTCATTCGAGCCCAAGCAGAAAGCTTCAtggattggagtattgaacaaGTACCCCGGGAAGAAAACAGTGAGGCAGACGCTTTGGCTAAAATGGCTGCTTCCTTATCAGAAGTTAATACCCGGGAGGTGCTGCATATTACTCGGCTGGTTCTCTCTACGGAGGAAGAAGCATCACCCATGCCTGAAGATTCATGGATGACACCGCTGATCGCGTACATTACGAACCATGAGCTCCCTGAGGATAAAGCCCGAGCTCAGAAGATCAAAAGACAAGctcccaggtttgttctcttaaataaaattttgtacagaagATCATTCCAAGGACCGCTTTTGAAGTGTTTAAATGAAAAAGAGGTGGATTATGTTCTCCGAGAGATTCATGAGGGGTGTTGTGCCGAGCACCTCGGAGGAATGTCTTTAACTCgaaaaacaatgcttgctgGATTCTGGTGGCCCACCTTAAAACAAGATTATGCTCGTTTGGTCCAGATTTGTGAGGGCTGTCAGCATCATTCGAATTTCAGCTACAGCCCGGCCACTCTCATGAAGCCTATTTGGGCATCCTGCCCTTTTGATCAATGGGGCATGGACATCGTGGGTCCTTTTCCGGTTGCCCGGGCTTAGAAAAATTCTTACTAGTAGCTGTTGACTACTTTTCCAAGTGGGTTGAAGCTGAGCCTTTAGCAAAGATCACCGAGCATGAAGTATTGAAATTTTTGTGGAAGAACATTGTGTGCCGGTTCGGAGTGCCCAGGAGAATAATCTCGGACAATGGAAGACAATTTCAAGGCAAAGGAATTACATCATGGTGCCAggaaatgaaaatcactcaatcTTTTACCTCTGTTGCATATCCCCAAGCCAATGGTCAAacagaagttgtcaatagaGTCATTGTGCAAGCATTAAAGGCAAGACTTCAGGGTAAAGGAAAGAATTGGGTGGAGGAGTTACCTAGTGTCATATGGGCTTACAGAACTACtccccgggcacctactcaagaaactcccttcagtttggtatatggttctgaagcagttcTTCCAGTAGAGATCGGGCAAACTTCttcccgggtagaatcttacccggagGACAATGATCATAGCAGGGCCATGGAATTGGACTTAATAGAAGAAAAAAGGAACAGGGCATTTATTCGAATGGAGGCATACAGAAATCGGGtgatgaaatcatataacaagaAGGTCCACATTCGAGACTTCCAAGTtggggatttagtcatgaaaaaAGTCAACCCTGCTGGGGAAGTTGGGAAGCTGGAAGCCCGATGGGAAGGACCTTACAAAATCACTCGGAGAGTCAACTCGGGATCCTTTTATTTAGAAGATGCGCAGGGACGTCCCCTCAAAAGGCCTTGGAATGTGTTTAACTTAAAGAAGTACTATGCATAATAAATGTAATTGTTTGATggaagaaatcaataaaaatatatattttctcagAGTATTGCGTTTGTTATTATATCTTGGTAGCTGCTATGAcctggttcttaaaaagcccagggcactacaccctggctcggggcaccacacctcgacaattcccaagtcccgggacatgatccccggcccaaggctccgtaccttggttcttaaaaagcccagggtactacaccctggctcggggcaccacacctcgaccattcccaagtcccgggacatgatccccagcccaaggctccgtaccttggttcttaaaaagcccagggcactacaccctggctcggggcaccacacctcgaccattcccaagtcccgggacatgatccccggcccaaggctccgtaccttggttcttaaaaagcccatggcactacaccctggctcggggcaccacacctcgaccattcccaagtcccgggacatgatccccggcccaagtctccgtaccttggttcttaaaaagcccagggcactacaccctggctcggggcaccacacctcgaccattcccaagtcccgggacatgatccccggcccaaggctccgtaccttggttcttaaaagctcagggcactacaccctggtttGTGGAATCCAAGAAATACTCCTTTTGAGTTCAGGTTTAAATCTCTACATCTGGAGTATTAGTTAAGCTACTTATTTAACGTATGGACCGGGACCCCGGGTATTCGATTGAAATTACCGTTTTCTCCTACTAAGAAATACTCATAAGTTATTGCATTACCCGGGTTGCggaaaaattgtcaaaaatcatATTGAAAAAAGCACAGCGACGGAAAGAAATCAACATTTCCTTACAAAGTTCAAAGGCAAGAAATACAAAGGAAAAAATACAGAGTAAATTACAGGCCTATTCTAAATTCTGCTGCCCTGATGGTTCTCCGGATTCCCCGGGAGTCTTCTCAGCCTCTTTCTCGATAGCATCATCTTTGGGAAGGGAAGCAATGGCCTTATCAATATCAGGAAAGCCCTCCTTATCTGTCGGAATCAGACCTATCTCCTCAACTTGCTCCTGACATTTCTCAAAGCCAATCGAAAAGTATTTGTAGGCCCTATCTTCAACAGCTGCTTGGAATTCCGCCGATTGAAGGAAAATAGTCCTCCATTCTTCATGGGTCAGCTGAAGAAGTCTGAGCTTATCTTCAGCAACTTCAGCTCGATGTTGCTGGGCACTGGCTTCATCCTCGAGATAGCTAATCCGAGATGCCAGGAACGCAGTTTGCCTCTGAGAAGCCTCCTCCCGGGCTATGCTCTCATCACGAGAAAGTTGAGCCGCGGCCAGCTCTTGATTAGCTGCTTCCAAGGAAGCTTGGAGACTGGCAGTTGTCTCCTCGTGAAGCTTCTGAGCCCGGGCTATCTCTCCTTGGAGATGGTCATGAATATCCTGAGCCGCCCGGGCTTGCTTACCCTTCTTGGTTGCCACCGCTGCCACCTCTTCAAAGGCCGAAACTAGCATCTGGGCAGCCTGGACAAGAAGGAatcttaaaaaagaaaaaggggGGAGGGAGAGAGAGggaaaagaaataaaagaataaagctTACAGACAGAAGACGGTTGGACCCCTCCAAAAACCTCACACTAGAAGGAGTGCTTTTCAGGATAGCTATCTCAGCAGGGCTGAGCACCTTCTTGAAACGCTTAACACCAACAGAGGAAGATCCCTCGAAGAAGATGTTAGCCAGAGAAAGCTGGTCGGTTGGAGGGAGCTCTTGGCGAGGTTCTTCATTAGACTGGGGGGGGAGAGGAGGAGGTGGAGCAGATCGGAAGGCGCCTTGGTCACCCTCGGAAGGGTCTTCGAGAATAACCAGCTCGGGTTCTGCAGTAGCTTTTCGTTTTCTCTGAGTGAGGGGAATGAGATCTTCAGATTCCTCCGAGTTCTCAGTCATCGCCCGGGAAGCGCCATCCTGGGGAGGTTATTCCCGGGACACCTCAGCTCTCAAGGCTGCCGCTTCTGCATCccattgtttcttttcttccgCAGCTGCCCGGCGAGCCGCCATTTCCTTCTCTCGGGCTGCCTTCTCAGCTGCACGCCTTTTAGCAAAAGCTGCTTGCATCTCAAAGTTATCTGCATAGAGGAGTGACAGGGTTATGatacattaaataaacaggATAAAGGAATAAGGAAGCACAGAAGATAAAGTATGTACCGAGTTGAGAGCCCGAGCCAGCCACCTCATCAATTACCCGGTCTATGGGGTCCTCAGCCCGAGCACTCAACCCGTAGGCCACTAAGTTCTCTTCTGAGATAAGAATGGAAGAGGAGTACTTGTGTCCCTCCACGAGGGTTTGACTCAGGAGGAAAGGCTCCTCAAATTTATAGGATGGAGGAAGGGAAGGTTGTTGGGGAAGGGAAGGGAGAAACCGGGTTAGACAGGGTAAAGGACCCGGGAGTTGGATGTAAAAAAATCTTCCTTTCCATCCCTTTTGAGAGGAAGGGATGTCATCGAGGAATCGGGCGTTTAACCGGGATTTAAGGGAAAAATGCATTATCCCCGAAATGGCAAGAAAAATAATAGTGAAGGATGAGGAGGATGATGAgaagattattcattttaaaaaggaCATAGGCCGAGGCCATAATCCTGAAAGAATTGGGATGAAATTGATTGACAGGTACACCAAAAAATTTGGCAAcatcaatataaaagggatgaaCGGGAAACCGAAGACCATTCCTAACCTGGTCCCGAAAGAAAGTTGTGTACCTAGGAGGAGGGTTATCAGCCCTATCAGAGGGCCCAGGTATCAAGATAGAAATGGAAGAAGGAATATTGCCCAGCGCTCGGAGTTCCTCATCTGCCCCCAAGCGTAAGGCGCTTCGCATAGAGGAGAACCAGGGAGTTCCCGGGATCTCGACCGCCCGAGGACTCGAGACCTTGGCTTTACCCTTACCCTTGTTCTTCGCAAGAGCTCGGGCCCGGGAGTGGCCAGAAGATAAAGGTTTAGAAAAAAGAGGTTTGGTTGGAAGTGCCACTGGTTTTTTAGAAGGTTGGGTGATGGAGCGACGTGGGGGAGAGGGAGGAGAATCGGAACGAAGTGCGGAAGACTCAGCGCtaggagagcctcgcgcattcgcTCCTGAGGTGGAAGAAGTGGAGTGAGacattttaaaagaagaaaacttacgacGATATATGCGGTGGAAGGTTGCCGGAAATGATCTCGCACAAATAGAGTCTCGAGAAGAGAATTCGCAAGAGCTTCGCTGCAATTTCGAATTTGAGAGTAATTTTTGGAAAACCTGTTAGTTAGTATATATAGGCGGTGGGGGAAGATCTCAGCTGTTTATTTAAAAAGCACGCATGGACGACCACGATTTGCCTAGAAAATTGTACCAGGCTTACGACGGGACACACgcaataattaaaaatgtcagacTTATCGGCTCCTCGAAATACGAAACGTTCCTGATCGTTGATAGAAAGGGCACGCATTATCATGGCACCCCGTGGGTTACCCAAGATCTcatcttaagcccgggaggtctgaggccccggcatcttatcttAATCCCGGGAAAAGTAAGGCCCCGGTACTTCATTTTGAGCCCTGGGAATTTTAGGGCCCGGTTTTTTCAGTTGATCACTTATCAGTTCTAGATATTTATTCTGATTCATTTTATGGTACATATATCATGCGGTGTCAATGAAATACGGACAATAAGAGTAACTAGAtaagcatttttattattatattattattattattattccggGAATTCTTTACCCGTTACATTAAAAAATTCCTCTTCTACAGAGGCTATCCACTTAATCACAAAACTCTTTACAGAGCTACCAGTGAACGCCTTCATAAAGCTAGCGGAGTCGGCAATCTTCTGCAGCGTCCTCCTCTCTTTATGAAGCAATAGTTGGAGGATAAAGTCGTCCTCAAAGAGGTCCTCCATATCAGAAATCTGCAAGCGTTCCCGATACTTTGCAAGCTTGGCCACCAGTTCAGGAGTGATAGCCTCCTCCCACTCGTGAAGAAGCTGAAGTCCTTGCAGCTCCTCCCAGTAATGGAGGATcttttggaagacttcatcttccaatTCAGATTTTCGTTTCTCAAAAGCTGTTTGCATAAACTCTGCTGCCATGTCGGGAGCTTTCGAACCACTGGAACCCGCCATTGCACTTCTTGAAGACTGAATTGATGGAATGTTGGAGAATAGGTAAGCAGgttactgtatatatatatatgaaggaaTCAGTCTCCATCGTCGATCCGAATCCAATCGGACGATCAGAGGGAATCTAGGAAATTGAGCAGGCAGATGAAAAGATGTGTACGGGTATCGAGGAAACATGCTCATTATTACCTCGGAATAAGAACAATTTTCGACGGTGTCACTGTTAACGCATGCAGCATAATGACATTCATTGGATTTCCCGAGAGTACTAAACGATGAATGTTCAAAACCTGAGAGATATGGAAGCCTGACACCTCATCACTTCTGCAGGATATTTAGAGACCCAAGGCTCTTATTCACTCTGGGATATGTTTTGGAGTAAACAtgcatgactgatcgggacagcgagtcaagctctagcccgactatttttaGGATGTGTTATGATACCCCTGTAAAGGTCCGGGTTAATGGTGACCCATTTCcgggttaatgatgacccgGGTTATCGGTTGAATAGCCCGGATCAGAAGCCAGCTGCCCGGGCACTTCTTCTCCACCCGGTTTCTCATACAGGTACCCAGGTAACCAACTACccaggccacctcgagaattgcaccacattCGAGTGTGATCGATACATACAGTCTAATCCGTCAGAACCAATTGGGTTTGGAGTGTtcgagaagtcatcagaagctagtatGATAAACCGACTTAGTAGGTGGTGTGGTAATCAAGGTAACTACCCATTCTtccactataaatagcaggtattaaagtCATTTAATGATTAtgaaatctttgaactaaaagcacttacatatttcctctcaaatattgcttgtgttcatcaaaaagcctgctgacttaagcatcggagtggccacgtcggacatccctccggcgcccattcacgagttactttcttgtttacaggtgttgatccaagccattatcttcattcaaattcccaaacattataaattattgatttggtccgtTGGAGCCCCGTACCCGGCTCACCTATTTTAACGAGATCACATCAGTGGGTATTAAGTTTAAATATCTATACATGGAAATAATCAGCCAAATATATTCTTTATTCCCATCAAGAGTATTAAACTCATCGACAAAAGATCCAAGAAAGGTAGTGTCTTTTTCTTCAGTAGGAGGTTTGTATATATAGGAACAGAATAGAAGCCTGTATTTTCACCAGAACCGCAGGTTATTGTGAGAAAGGCCCACCCATCACGAGGAAACCACGGTAAAAGTTTGAAGTCTGGCCTGAATCTATCGGCCAAAATGTACATGATGAAAGAAAGCACAATGATGTTTATAACGGAAGA
This window contains:
- the LOC142518436 gene encoding uncharacterized protein LOC142518436, translated to MARTRRTNQGNSHAQGDGGQTSGQADVNNIGTNLITLTPEELKKMMADAVVLAMARKEVSHPVTPPGDKQGRDQGFEQEQEQGQGRRDNEMVGEDEGSSAGSKSPTVAEELMELRQKMKVLEGQLERRSVARAVLRGCPFSDIIVREPLPGNFKSAKVKNYDGNADPEEHLARFENMAMLHCYTDRIKCKVFLTTLVDSAQSSSKKYKKTAFSLFEVKQNPEESLRAYIRRFNRVALDVPTCATETKTTAFTQGLREGEFFKSLTKKVPGDFEDLLSRAEKYINMEEAQKQKRDAVRKEKGDRMSKPEERGQKRGNTRHFSHHVPLKIAQEREVQECSRDLAPDHQLSRPEKSGFCSFHKVCHHNTENCKALKGNYASPFIPGPSNNSQRPRVPPWTSRPPGSSARGGSVRNIPRIEPSRRREPEPERKKNSPPATGMIKMILGGSTDGDSNRARKGRSRRECLEVEGARRNEAIISFGPEDLRGVNLPHNDALMDLQGYHLEAMETALFGFAGHMVYPEGEIMLPLTLGSQDLKRTVMTSFTIVDSPSSCNIILGRPAMNELRAVASTYHQKIKFPVGARVGEVRGDQPSSRKCYVEAVRAEQSRTRKEGKKARVDGERTMGRGEVHFVAEEEQEELTGISPLIAEHQLNILPGSHPVKQKKRHFGPEKDKVIDAQIKELLKAGHIREIQFPTWLSNVVLNAGATYQRLMDKVFEKQLGRNVEVYVDDILSKSREGASFISDLEETFATLMHYGIKLNPAKCIFGVKCGKFLGFIVTERGIEVNQEKVKSVLSMPSPRSVKEVQKLTGRIASLSRFISRSAHRSYPFFQVLRKAQQFGWDEKCEQAFQDLKIHLAGLPVLVKPEPGEKLYVYLSATEYAVSSVLIKEEGTDQKPVYYVSHALREPELRYSEMEKIALALVMTARKLRPYFLSHQVIVLTNSPLGRIMTHSEVSGRMIKWTVELGEYDIEYKPRVAIKAQALSDFLSEMIQPSEEEVWKVSVDGASSLVGCGVGVVLVSPLGEKLITQQIKGIYEAKDDRMLKYLRLIRAQAESFMDWSIEQVPREENSEADALAKMAASLSEVNTREVLHITRLVLSTEEEASPMPEDSWMTPLIAYITNHELPEDKARAQKIKRQAPRFVLLNKILYRRSFQGPLLKCLNEKEVDYVLREIHEGCCAEHLGGMSLTRKTMLAGFWWPTLKQDYARLVQICEGCQHHSNFSYSPATLMKPIWASCPFDQWGMDIVGPFPWVEAEPLAKITEHEVLKFLWKNIVCRFGVPRRIISDNGRQFQGKGITSWCQEMKITQSFTSVAYPQANGQTEVVNRVIVQALKARLQVLPVEIGQTSSRVESYPEDNDHSRAMELDLIEEKRNRAFIRMEAYRNRVMKSYNKKVHIRDFQVGDLVMKKVNPAGEVGKLEARWEGPYKITRRVNSGSFYLEDAQGRPLKRPWNVFNLKKYYA